A DNA window from Onthophagus taurus isolate NC chromosome 1, IU_Otau_3.0, whole genome shotgun sequence contains the following coding sequences:
- the LOC139430026 gene encoding tubulin polymerization-promoting protein homolog produces the protein MGTEAGSAPLDQQFANFARFGDNKSDGKTITLSCSDRWMRQAKVLDMKTITTTHTGIAFNKFKTRAINYQNFLKYLNDLAASTDTDVEEIKEKLMACGMPGATKGENKDKENN, from the coding sequence ATGGGTACTGAAGCTGGTTCAGCTCCATTAGATCAACAATTTGCAAATTTCGCAAGATTTGGCGATAACAAATCGGATGGAAAAACAATAACATTAAGTTGTTCGGATCGTTGGATGAGACAGGCGAAAGTTTTAGATATGAAAACGATTACGACTACACATACAGGAATtgcatttaataaattcaaaacacGAGCGATTAATTATCAGAATTTTCTAAAGTATCTTAACGATCTTGCTGCTTCTACTGATACTGATgtagaagaaataaaagaaaagttgatgGCGTGTGGGATGCCTGGTGCTACTAAAGgcgaaaataaagataaagaaaataattaa